GTGCAGCCGCCCACCATGACGATGGCATCGATCAGACTCACGCCGTTGGGATTGTAGATCGCGGCGGGATCGATCGACAGGCCTTTGTCCTTGAGCGGCAATTTGTGAATGTCGCTGATCGGCCACATGCCCTCATCGGGCGCCGCCTGCACCGCGAGCGCCAGGCAAAAGGCCAGAACGGATGGGAAACGTCTCATGGAAGGCTCCTCGTTGCTCTCTGAGAATGCGGGTTGTATTCTAATATTTTGTTGCTTTGATTTGTATAAGTGATTCCGAGTGTCATTCAGCAGGAATCTTGTGAGGCACCTGGCACCGTACTCAGATCTTCACAGGATCCTTGCAGGATGACATGGGTGGTGGCTGTACATTTCAAGGTAACAGACCGCTAGCCTGTCATGCTGCCAGCATCTTTCTCAGTGCTGCATTGTGCCCAGGGTGGGGCAGATGCTCGCAGGATACCACGAGCCGGGTTTGAAATTTCAATGACTGCCGCTCTGCTGCAATTCCTGCAAAGCCTCACTCAATCTCAGCGCGCAAGCGTTTGGCCATCGCGGCGGCATAGAGGCGGGGCGCCAGCCGGTTGAGCCAGTAAGCCAGCCTGCTGGTTTTGCCAACCAACAGCAACTTCTGCTCGCGGCGGGCAGCCTGCAAAATGCGCTGCGCTGCCACCGCGGGATCCAGCTTGCGGCCCACCACCACCTGCTCGTGCTGCACGGGATTGCCGTCCGCGCCCAGCGCATTCTTGTTGATGGGCGTGTCGATGAAAGAGGGACACACCAGCATGATCGCAACGCCTTCGGGTTCCAGCTCCGGCCGCAGGCTTTCGAAAAAGCCATGCAAAGCGTGTTTGCTCGCGGCATAGCCGGTGCGGCCGAGCAGCGGAGAAAAGCCGGCAACACTCGACAGCGTGATGATCATGCCCCGGCTTTGGATCAATGCCGGCAGTGCGGCTGCGGTCCAATTGAGCGCGCCGAAGAAATTCACCGCCAACACGCGGCGAATCACGGCGATATCGGTGGCGGCAAAGCGGCTGCGATGGCTGAGGCCGGCGTTGTTGATCAACAAATCGATCCGCCCGAATTGCTGAAGAATTCTGTGCGCGAGTTTTTGCGTGACTTCCCAATCGCTCACGTCAGCGGCATAGCCGGTGAAATTCACCGGCGTCTGCTTGAAATCGCGGCCGAGCAGCTCCAACTCCAGCGCCGCCTTGTCGATGCCGACCACCAGCGCGCCGGCCGCGCCGAAACTGCGGCACAGCGCGCGGCCCAGCCCGCCGGCCGCGCCGGTGATGATCACGACTTTATCTTTGAAGTCGCGCTGTGGCATAGTAAGCAAACACCTCGCGGGAAGTCATCGCCGGCGTGTAGCCGAATTCGCGTTTCAATTTCGTGTTGTCGAGCACCGGCCGGTAGCGGAGAAAATCGAGCTGTTCCGGACCGTATTGCGTCAGCCGCAGCTTGCGTAACACGGCCAATCCCCATCTTAACAAACCTGCCGGCAAAGTCAACGTTTTCTTCCCCAGCATGTGCGCGATTTCGGTAATGGTGAGCGCGCCGTCGCCGGCGAGATTGTAGATGCCGGTTTTCTCCGAGAAGATCGCCGCGCTCAGGCACGCAGCAACGTCCTTGTCCCAAATGAAAACGAACGGACTGCTGGCGCCTGCGACCGCCAGCAGCCGCGGCTTTTCGAACAGCGCCGTGATTTGGTTGTTGGTGGTCTCGCCGAGAATCGTGCTCACGCGAAAGATCACCTGCCGCAGTTCCGGATGCTGCTGCCGCCACTCTGCCAGCATTGCCTCGACCAGGCGCTTGTGGTGGGCGTAGGCAAATGCAACATTGCCGCGCAGCGGCTGCTCTTCTTGGATGAGGGAAGGATTGTCGGCGTGGTAGCCGTACGCGGCGCCGCTGGAGGTGACGATGAGTTTTTCCACGCCGGCAGCGCGGCAGGCCGCGAGCAAATTTCCCGTGCCTTCGACTTCGACGGAATAGGCCTGGGTGCGATCATCATGGCGGCCGGGCGTGACGATCGCCGCGAGATGTACGACAACGTTGATGCGATGCCGGCGCAACAGTGCCGCGAGCTGCGGCGAGCGGACGTCGGCTTGTTCGTATTCCACCCCAGCCGTGCGTTGAGCTGCCGGCGTCTCGCGCACATCGAGGCCGACGAGAGTGAAGGGCGGATGGCCGTCAAGATTCCGGCGTTGCGCCAATTCCGCCATCACGATCTTGCCGAGATAGCCGGACGCGCCGGTGATCAGAATGTTCTTCATTCGTGTGGATTCACGGGCATTCGTGATTGTTGTCAAAGCACTTTCGCACCAGTTCAGCCGCGCCGTTCATTTGGAACGCCGCGCCGTGGAAGTGGTGATATACCCGGCACTGCGCCAGCCGCTTCACATCATCCCCCGGGATGACAGTGGTGGGGGACACGCCATGCGAGGCAACAGAGGATCCGTGCGCGGCTGTTATGCTTGGCCAGCGGCGGGTGGCCGCCGTGACCACAACCACGCGAGCGTGCTGCCGCTGAGGATATGCCAAATGCCCCACCATGCCGCCACCAAGGCCATGCCGCCCAGGCCGTCGAAGAAGTTGAAGATCAGCAGCAAGCCCAAACCGGAGTTTTGAATGCCGGTTTCAATGGCCACGGCGCGCCGATCGGATTCCGGCAGCCGGGCCAGGGCGGCAACAACGTAGCCGCCCAGCAAGGCCAGAGCGTTTTGCAGCATCACTGCCATTGCCACCCGGCCAACGTGATTCACAAAATTGTCCCAATTCGCGAGCAGCGCCGCAATGACAAAGCCGCCGAAAAAGATCAACGCGAGGATTTTCATCGGTTTCTTGGCAGCCGCGGCCAGGCGCGGGTGGCGATGCGCCAGCAACAGGCCCAACGCCAGCGGCAGGCCCAACAGCAGAAAGACGGTAGCCATGAGATCGAGCGGATTCAACGCGATCTTGCGCAACAAAGCCTGCGCCGGCGGATAGAGTGAGCCCCAGAAGGCGAAGTTGAGCGGCGTCATGACCAGCGCAGTGGCGGTCGAGAATGCCGTCATGCCAACGGAAAGCGCGGTGTTGCCGCGGGCGAAATAGGTGAGAAAGTTCGAAATGTTTCCGCCTGGGCAGGCGGCCACCAGCAGCATGCCCAGCGCCATGCTCGCTGCCGGCGCCAATGCACTCACCAGCAGAAACGACAAGGCCGGCAGCAGCACGAACTGCGCGCACAAGCCGATCAAAATGGCCTTGGGAAACTGCAAGATCGTTTTGAAGTCGTCGAGCTTCAGGTCCAGCGCGATGCCGAACATCACAATGCCGAGTATCACATTGAGCAGCGTCAGCGTGGCAGGATTGAAGTTCAGATGAATCGCATCGAGGGCGGGCAAGCGGGGCCTCTCCGGCTTCATTCTTTGCGGGACGGCTGCACGCCCGCCGGTTGCTGCCGGAAATGGCGGTAGCGTTGCAGCGCGATTTGATGGGTCTTCAGCACGAGCCAGGCGCACAACATGCCGAACAACGCGCCGCCGGCAACGTCGGAAGGATAATGCAATCCGAGATAGATGCGCGAAAAACCCGAAAGAAAAGCGCAGGCATACAGCGGCCCGCGCTGATGGGGATAAAAATGCGTGAACAGCGCCGCGGCGGCGAACGAGTTGGCGGCATGATTGGAGGGGAAGGAGAACGACGTGCTCTTGCCCAGGATCATGTTGACGCCCTCCAGGGCCACGCACGGCCGCAGCCGCTGGAAATAGGGCTTGAGCACGAAGGCCGCGATTTGGTCGCTGAGCAGAATCACCGGGATGATGAGCAGCGCTGCGGTGCGGC
The window above is part of the bacterium genome. Proteins encoded here:
- a CDS encoding phosphatase PAP2 family protein, with product MLEFLLRSDVALFFFVNHSLQCGLLDWLMPIVTNQRNWFPLFAAVYVWLWWKGGKTGRTAALLIIPVILLSDQIAAFVLKPYFQRLRPCVALEGVNMILGKSTSFSFPSNHAANSFAAAALFTHFYPHQRGPLYACAFLSGFSRIYLGLHYPSDVAGGALFGMLCAWLVLKTHQIALQRYRHFRQQPAGVQPSRKE
- a CDS encoding SDR family oxidoreductase; translated protein: MKNILITGASGYLGKIVMAELAQRRNLDGHPPFTLVGLDVRETPAAQRTAGVEYEQADVRSPQLAALLRRHRINVVVHLAAIVTPGRHDDRTQAYSVEVEGTGNLLAACRAAGVEKLIVTSSGAAYGYHADNPSLIQEEQPLRGNVAFAYAHHKRLVEAMLAEWRQQHPELRQVIFRVSTILGETTNNQITALFEKPRLLAVAGASSPFVFIWDKDVAACLSAAIFSEKTGIYNLAGDGALTITEIAHMLGKKTLTLPAGLLRWGLAVLRKLRLTQYGPEQLDFLRYRPVLDNTKLKREFGYTPAMTSREVFAYYATARLQR
- a CDS encoding SDR family oxidoreductase — its product is MPQRDFKDKVVIITGAAGGLGRALCRSFGAAGALVVGIDKAALELELLGRDFKQTPVNFTGYAADVSDWEVTQKLAHRILQQFGRIDLLINNAGLSHRSRFAATDIAVIRRVLAVNFFGALNWTAAALPALIQSRGMIITLSSVAGFSPLLGRTGYAASKHALHGFFESLRPELEPEGVAIMLVCPSFIDTPINKNALGADGNPVQHEQVVVGRKLDPAVAAQRILQAARREQKLLLVGKTSRLAYWLNRLAPRLYAAAMAKRLRAEIE
- a CDS encoding bile acid:sodium symporter family protein, with translation MPALDAIHLNFNPATLTLLNVILGIVMFGIALDLKLDDFKTILQFPKAILIGLCAQFVLLPALSFLLVSALAPAASMALGMLLVAACPGGNISNFLTYFARGNTALSVGMTAFSTATALVMTPLNFAFWGSLYPPAQALLRKIALNPLDLMATVFLLLGLPLALGLLLAHRHPRLAAAAKKPMKILALIFFGGFVIAALLANWDNFVNHVGRVAMAVMLQNALALLGGYVVAALARLPESDRRAVAIETGIQNSGLGLLLIFNFFDGLGGMALVAAWWGIWHILSGSTLAWLWSRRPPAAGQA